A window of the Microbacterium sp. LWH13-1.2 genome harbors these coding sequences:
- a CDS encoding PP2C family serine/threonine-protein phosphatase — protein sequence MVFEGSSAAISHTGKVRSNNQDSGYSGANLFVVADGMGGHAGGDVASSIAIHRMEPLDQPYTSVEDAQASLQAAATTAAGDLIRAAKDRPELAGLGTTLSAIIMVDDYAVIGHIGDSRIYLYRDDAVTQITADHTFVQRLVDSGRITPEEARYHPRRSVLMRVLSDMDADPELDMFVMHTQPGDRWLLCSDGLSGVVDEAHILKAMRMGMAPGRTADNLLKQALDGGAPDNVTIVLVEVGGQHAMHSGTATIVGSASNPANVTVPPVRAPRGNWLHPVRQAANEPSHFEPAPEYLEELIEEDRRRAKRRRFGWIAGMLVVLAMLAFAAFAAYSWTQTRYFVGADEDSVVIYQGVQQNIGPISLSTPLRDTDILLANLPPYQRDSVERTITARSFSDAEAIVARLQAGADRVIGETPLPTPLPTPTEDAG from the coding sequence ATGGTCTTCGAAGGCTCGAGCGCCGCGATCTCCCACACCGGGAAGGTCCGCTCCAACAACCAGGACTCCGGGTACTCCGGCGCCAACCTCTTCGTCGTCGCCGACGGCATGGGCGGTCACGCCGGCGGTGACGTCGCCTCGAGCATCGCGATCCACCGGATGGAGCCGCTCGATCAGCCGTACACGTCGGTCGAAGACGCGCAGGCCTCACTGCAGGCCGCGGCGACCACGGCTGCCGGCGATCTGATCCGCGCCGCGAAGGACCGCCCAGAGCTCGCGGGCCTGGGCACCACGCTGAGCGCGATCATCATGGTCGACGACTACGCGGTCATCGGGCACATCGGCGACTCGCGCATCTACCTCTACCGTGACGACGCGGTGACACAGATCACCGCCGACCACACCTTCGTGCAGCGACTCGTCGACTCGGGGCGCATCACCCCCGAAGAGGCTCGATACCACCCGCGCCGTTCGGTGCTCATGCGCGTGCTCAGCGACATGGATGCCGATCCGGAGCTCGACATGTTCGTCATGCACACCCAGCCGGGCGACCGCTGGCTGCTCTGCTCCGACGGCCTCTCGGGAGTCGTCGACGAGGCGCACATCCTCAAGGCGATGCGCATGGGCATGGCCCCGGGGCGCACGGCCGACAACCTGCTGAAGCAGGCTCTCGACGGCGGAGCACCCGACAACGTCACCATCGTCCTCGTCGAGGTGGGCGGCCAGCACGCCATGCACTCGGGTACTGCGACGATCGTCGGCTCGGCGTCGAACCCCGCCAACGTCACGGTGCCGCCGGTGCGCGCGCCGCGCGGCAACTGGCTGCACCCGGTGCGTCAGGCCGCGAACGAGCCCAGCCACTTCGAACCCGCTCCCGAGTACCTCGAGGAGCTCATCGAAGAGGATCGCCGGCGCGCCAAGCGTCGCCGCTTCGGATGGATCGCCGGGATGCTGGTCGTCCTCGCGATGCTCGCCTTCGCCGCTTTCGCCGCCTACAGCTGGACGCAGACCCGCTACTTCGTCGGCGCCGACGAGGACAGCGTCGTGATCTACCAGGGTGTGCAGCAGAACATCGGCCCGATCAGCCTGTCCACTCCACTCCGCGACACCGACATCCTGCTCGCGAACCTGCCTCCGTATCAGCGCGATTCGGTCGAGCGCACGATCACCGCCCGTTCGTTCTCCGACGCCGAGGCTATCGTCGCGAGGCTGCAGGCCGGCGCGGACCGCGTCATCGGCGAGACCCCGCTGCCCACTCCCCTGCCGACCCCGACGGAGGACGCAGGATGA
- a CDS encoding FHA domain-containing protein — protein MSTPSELVLLLLRIGFLLLLWFFVFGVVYSLRADLFGMKVRKLPAEAAAATPAPAPTAAPAASRPSSAKPSTGPATVATAKRLVITSGPKAGLELPLGTDTLTIGRSSESALVIRDDYTSSHHARLLLRGDSWAIQDLDSTNGTFVAGQRVTGGPVGLALGTPIKVGATTFELRA, from the coding sequence GTGAGCACTCCCAGCGAACTCGTCCTGCTGCTCCTGCGCATCGGCTTCCTGCTGCTGCTGTGGTTCTTCGTGTTCGGGGTCGTCTACTCGCTCCGGGCCGATCTGTTCGGCATGAAGGTGCGAAAGCTCCCGGCCGAGGCCGCTGCGGCGACTCCGGCACCGGCTCCGACAGCCGCCCCCGCGGCATCCCGCCCCTCGTCGGCGAAGCCCAGCACCGGTCCTGCGACCGTCGCGACCGCGAAGCGGCTCGTGATCACGTCCGGCCCCAAAGCCGGGCTCGAGCTCCCGCTGGGCACCGACACCCTCACGATCGGCCGCTCGAGCGAGTCCGCCCTCGTGATCCGCGACGACTACACCTCCAGCCACCACGCGCGCCTGCTGCTGCGCGGCGACAGCTGGGCCATCCAGGACCTCGACTCGACCAACGGCACCTTCGTCGCCGGTCAGCGGGTGACCGGCGGTCCGGTCGGCCTCGCTCTCGGCACCCCGATCAAGGTGGGCGCCACGACCTTCGAGCTGCGAGCCTGA
- a CDS encoding DUF3662 and FHA domain-containing protein, with amino-acid sequence MGLLDSFEKGLERAVNSAFAKTFRSGIQPVEIASALRREADTKAAVVSRDRIIAPNNFVVRLSTDDADRMLSLGGALTDELHALLTKHAKSQGYSFSGPLSLSLEGDDKIATGTINVSSGTVEGRVNWQAVIDVDGRRHSLTRARTVIGRGTDADITIADAGSSRKHVEVLWDGERAMMRDLGSTNGTKVNGDKVREAALPTDTTITIGRTDLVFRIVPVASPSRPPRPRDDDATRAFGALS; translated from the coding sequence GTGGGACTACTTGACAGCTTTGAGAAGGGTCTCGAGCGCGCTGTGAACAGCGCCTTCGCGAAGACCTTCCGTAGCGGCATCCAGCCCGTGGAGATCGCTTCGGCCCTTCGGCGTGAAGCGGACACCAAAGCGGCTGTGGTGAGCAGAGACCGCATCATCGCGCCCAATAACTTCGTCGTGCGCCTGAGCACCGACGACGCCGACCGCATGCTGAGCCTCGGCGGGGCCCTCACAGACGAGCTGCACGCACTTCTCACCAAGCACGCGAAGTCGCAGGGCTACAGCTTCTCGGGTCCGCTCTCCCTCAGCCTCGAGGGCGACGACAAGATCGCCACCGGCACGATCAACGTCAGCTCAGGCACGGTCGAGGGCCGCGTCAACTGGCAGGCCGTGATCGACGTCGACGGACGCCGCCACTCACTCACCCGCGCCCGCACGGTCATCGGCCGGGGCACGGATGCCGACATCACGATCGCGGACGCCGGATCCAGCCGCAAGCACGTCGAAGTCCTCTGGGACGGCGAGCGCGCCATGATGCGCGACCTCGGCTCGACCAACGGCACCAAGGTGAACGGCGACAAGGTGCGGGAAGCCGCACTCCCCACCGACACCACCATCACCATCGGACGCACCGATCTGGTGTTCCGCATCGTTCCCGTCGCCTCTCCGTCACGCCCTCCTCGGCCGCGTGACGACGACGCGACCCGCGCGTTCGGAGCCCTCTCGTGA